In Ectothiorhodospiraceae bacterium 2226, a single window of DNA contains:
- the leuB gene encoding 3-isopropylmalate dehydrogenase, with the protein MTKKILVLPGDGIGVEIVAEAVKVLEALRAEGLDVEMEHALVGGAAYDAGGHPLPEQTLALAKAADAVLLGAVGGYKWESLDISVRPEKGLLGLRAGLGLFGNLRPALLFPQLASASTLRADVVSGLDLMIVRELTGGIYFGQPRGIRTREDGQREGYNTLVYSESEIERIARVAFDIARKRDKRVCSIDKANVLECTELWREVVTRVGRDYPDVELSHMYVDNAAMQLVRAPKQFDVMLTDNMFGDILSDCAAMLTGSIGMLPSASLNERGQGMYEPIHGSAPDIAGQGVANPLATILSVAMMLRYSFDDAANAERIEGAVVKVLDQGLRTPDIHTEGTTRVGTAEMGDAVVKALRG; encoded by the coding sequence ATGACGAAGAAGATCCTGGTATTGCCCGGCGACGGTATCGGCGTCGAGATCGTGGCGGAGGCCGTGAAGGTCCTGGAGGCGCTGCGCGCCGAGGGGCTGGACGTCGAGATGGAGCACGCCCTGGTGGGCGGCGCGGCCTACGACGCGGGCGGGCATCCGCTGCCCGAGCAGACGCTGGCGCTCGCCAAGGCGGCCGACGCGGTCCTGCTCGGTGCGGTGGGCGGCTACAAGTGGGAGTCGCTGGACATCAGCGTGCGCCCCGAGAAGGGGCTGCTCGGCCTGCGCGCGGGGTTGGGGCTGTTCGGCAACCTGCGCCCGGCGCTGTTGTTTCCGCAGCTCGCCTCGGCCTCCACGTTGCGCGCCGACGTGGTGTCTGGGCTGGACCTGATGATCGTGCGCGAGTTGACCGGCGGTATCTACTTCGGCCAGCCGCGCGGCATCCGCACCCGCGAGGACGGCCAGCGCGAGGGCTACAACACGCTGGTGTACAGCGAGTCGGAGATCGAGCGCATCGCGCGTGTGGCCTTCGACATCGCGCGCAAGCGCGACAAGCGCGTGTGCTCGATCGACAAGGCCAACGTGCTGGAGTGCACCGAGCTGTGGCGCGAGGTGGTGACCCGGGTGGGACGCGACTACCCGGACGTCGAGCTCAGCCACATGTACGTGGACAACGCGGCGATGCAGCTGGTACGCGCGCCCAAGCAGTTCGACGTGATGCTGACCGACAACATGTTCGGCGACATCCTGTCCGACTGCGCGGCGATGCTCACGGGCTCGATCGGCATGCTGCCCTCGGCCTCGCTGAACGAACGCGGTCAGGGCATGTACGAGCCGATCCACGGCTCGGCGCCGGACATTGCGGGGCAGGGCGTGGCCAACCCGCTGGCGACCATTCTGTCGGTTGCGATGATGTTGCGCTATTCGTTCGACGATGCGGCCAACGCCGAGCGCATCGAGGGCGCGGTGGTGAAGGTGTTGGATCAGGGGCTGCGCACGCCCGACATCCACACCGAAGGCACCACCCGCGTCGGCACCGCCGAAATGGGCGATGCAGTCGTAAAGGCGTTGCGGGGCTGA
- a CDS encoding aspartate-semialdehyde dehydrogenase, translating into MSKSFDVAVVGATGAVGETMISILQQRKFPVRKLYPLASARSAGSTVEFNGKHIRVQDLAEFDFSQVQIGLFSAGGSVSEAFAPKAAAAGCVVVDNTSHFRLDEDVPLVVPEVNPHAIAGYTSRGIIANPNCSTIQMLVALKPLHDAVGIERINVATYQAVSGTGKEAIEELAGQTANLLNGKPIRPEVYPKQIAFNALPHIDVFQDNGYTKEEMKMVWETRKIFEDESIQVNPTAVRVPVFYGHSEAIHIETREKITAEQARALLEKAPGVVVMDAHGPGGYPTAVTEAAGEDPVFVGRIREDISHPRGLNLWVVADNVRKGAALNSVQIAEILVKDYL; encoded by the coding sequence ATGAGCAAGAGCTTTGACGTAGCGGTCGTGGGCGCAACCGGCGCGGTCGGCGAGACCATGATCTCGATTCTGCAGCAGCGCAAATTCCCGGTGCGCAAGCTGTATCCGCTTGCCAGTGCCCGCTCGGCCGGGTCCACCGTCGAGTTCAACGGCAAGCACATACGCGTGCAGGATCTGGCCGAGTTCGACTTCAGCCAGGTCCAGATCGGCCTGTTCTCCGCGGGCGGCAGCGTGTCGGAGGCCTTCGCGCCGAAGGCCGCCGCCGCCGGCTGCGTGGTGGTGGACAACACGTCGCACTTCCGCCTGGACGAGGACGTGCCGCTGGTAGTGCCCGAGGTGAACCCGCACGCCATCGCCGGCTACACGAGCCGCGGCATCATCGCCAATCCGAACTGTTCCACCATCCAGATGCTGGTCGCGCTCAAGCCCCTGCACGACGCGGTGGGCATCGAGCGCATCAACGTCGCCACCTACCAAGCCGTGTCCGGCACGGGCAAGGAGGCCATCGAAGAGCTGGCCGGCCAGACCGCGAACCTGCTGAACGGCAAGCCGATCCGCCCCGAGGTCTACCCCAAGCAGATCGCCTTCAATGCGCTGCCGCACATCGACGTGTTCCAGGACAACGGGTACACCAAGGAAGAGATGAAGATGGTGTGGGAGACGCGCAAGATCTTCGAGGATGAGTCCATCCAGGTGAACCCCACCGCCGTGCGCGTGCCGGTGTTCTACGGCCACTCCGAGGCGATCCACATCGAGACGCGCGAGAAGATCACCGCCGAGCAGGCGCGCGCGCTGCTGGAGAAGGCACCCGGCGTGGTGGTGATGGATGCGCACGGCCCGGGCGGCTATCCGACCGCCGTCACCGAGGCGGCCGGCGAGGACCCGGTGTTCGTGGGCCGCATTCGCGAGGATATCTCGCACCCACGGGGTTTAAACCTGTGGGTGGTGGCCGATAACGTCCGCAAGGGCGCCGCGCTCAATAGTGTTCAGATCGCGGAAATTCTGGTAAAAGACTACCTGTAG